A genomic region of Armatimonadota bacterium contains the following coding sequences:
- a CDS encoding type II CAAX endopeptidase family protein — MATGANGNESVRDSGIRLSWREQLYEVSVFLLLIVPSMVISLFAVMRGHLSFPIVAVSTMIRDLAFVALILFFVWRNGEPLERIGWSFRHRWRDIILGIVLFIPFMYISDAFERVFQAIGLSAPSTPTPSFLHARGSMEFALATVLVVVVALSEETIFRGYLIQRFAAVTHSTTAAVFLSAFIFSLGHGYEGSVGVATVGVMGVLLALVYIWRRSLVAPIVIHFLQDFLGIVLLPLLGMR; from the coding sequence ATGGCTACAGGAGCAAATGGAAATGAGTCCGTGAGAGACAGTGGTATCAGGCTAAGCTGGAGGGAGCAACTTTATGAGGTATCGGTCTTCCTGCTACTCATTGTGCCCTCGATGGTGATCTCTCTCTTCGCCGTAATGCGGGGGCATTTGAGTTTTCCAATCGTGGCAGTCTCTACCATGATCCGCGATCTCGCCTTCGTTGCGCTAATCCTTTTCTTCGTCTGGCGCAATGGGGAACCACTGGAGAGAATCGGCTGGTCCTTCAGGCATAGATGGCGAGATATCATATTGGGGATCGTGCTCTTCATCCCCTTCATGTACATATCTGATGCTTTCGAACGAGTGTTCCAGGCTATAGGACTATCCGCACCTTCGACACCAACTCCCAGCTTCCTGCACGCAAGGGGATCGATGGAATTTGCGCTGGCCACCGTGCTGGTAGTCGTAGTGGCCCTGTCGGAAGAAACGATATTCCGAGGCTACCTCATACAGCGATTTGCGGCAGTCACACATAGCACCACTGCAGCGGTGTTTCTCTCGGCGTTCATCTTCTCGCTTGGACACGGTTACGAGGGATCAGTCGGGGTAGCCACGGTAGGCGTGATGGGTGTGCTGCTCGCCCTGGTCTACATCTGGAGGCGAAGCCTGGTCGCTCCCATTGTGATACACTTTCTGCAGGATTTCCTTGGGATCGTGCTCCTGCCCTTGCTAGGTATGAGATGA
- a CDS encoding MFS transporter, producing MLEDSQWLSHDALLLSLSAFFADLGYQGVTALYPLFLVLELHKSPLLYGLISGLGFGVGSLFAFVGGWLGDRLPKKPIIIIGNLGILLLAFSGLSSTAWISGLLFVAGWWFRYLRTPPRRALLAQVTDQRFRTKVFGFLHALDIGGGLISVIAAITLLILHVSARHIIIFAAIPLTVSTLVLLPVGKSVLYPVEWKPEELDTVDQTRVNRRQRRMFVAILVAASLYGFSFYNLGFPVLSAAVISRTSVAGVAAYGLYLGISAISGWLLGLANMRGLRPLWRWGFLPSAFASLAISVNAFLHGGAWAFYPAVAILGLGMGAVETYEPALAASLRTTGNVSSGMGWLSVARSIGQFGANFIMGTLFAIGEAYGYLFAAGTALLAAMILVVTEHGYNTQKAI from the coding sequence ATGTTGGAAGACAGTCAGTGGTTGTCCCATGATGCTCTCTTGCTTTCGCTCTCGGCCTTTTTCGCCGACTTAGGGTATCAAGGGGTCACAGCGCTATATCCACTGTTTTTAGTTTTGGAACTGCATAAATCCCCCCTTCTCTATGGTTTGATTTCTGGACTAGGGTTTGGAGTGGGTTCACTATTTGCCTTTGTGGGAGGGTGGCTGGGTGACCGACTGCCAAAGAAACCGATCATCATCATTGGCAACCTCGGGATCCTGCTCCTTGCGTTCAGTGGGCTTTCTTCGACAGCATGGATTAGCGGCCTGCTGTTTGTTGCTGGCTGGTGGTTCCGTTACTTGCGCACGCCCCCACGGCGGGCACTGCTTGCCCAGGTCACAGATCAAAGGTTTCGCACCAAAGTCTTTGGCTTTCTACATGCACTGGATATCGGCGGCGGCTTGATTTCGGTCATTGCGGCCATTACGCTGCTTATATTGCATGTTAGCGCCCGGCATATAATCATTTTCGCTGCTATTCCTCTTACAGTGTCTACGCTTGTGTTACTCCCGGTAGGTAAGAGTGTACTGTACCCCGTAGAATGGAAGCCTGAAGAGCTGGACACCGTAGATCAGACTAGAGTCAATAGAAGACAGCGAAGGATGTTCGTGGCAATCTTGGTTGCAGCCAGCCTGTATGGGTTCAGTTTCTATAACCTGGGCTTTCCGGTATTGAGCGCTGCTGTGATAAGCAGGACTTCTGTTGCCGGTGTGGCTGCCTACGGTCTCTACCTGGGGATTTCCGCCATATCTGGCTGGCTGCTGGGGCTAGCTAATATGAGGGGTTTACGTCCTCTTTGGCGATGGGGATTTCTGCCATCAGCCTTTGCTTCTCTCGCAATCTCGGTCAATGCATTTCTGCATGGTGGAGCATGGGCATTCTACCCTGCAGTTGCTATACTCGGACTTGGCATGGGTGCTGTGGAGACCTATGAGCCTGCTCTGGCAGCTTCCCTGCGCACAACGGGCAATGTCTCATCTGGAATGGGATGGCTCAGTGTTGCACGCAGCATTGGTCAGTTCGGCGCGAACTTCATCATGGGCACGCTATTTGCCATAGGCGAAGCATATGGGTACCTCTTTGCCGCAGGCACTGCGTTGCTTGCAGCGATGATACTGGTCGTTACAGAGCATGGTTATAACACTCAGAAGGCCATCTGA